Proteins from one Halovivax limisalsi genomic window:
- a CDS encoding Mur ligase family protein, protein MTRNAIDRATKVVSTVRERLQGYSLEQFQPGLAHRRRLQEIDVKIVVSGTRGKSGMTRRIYEVLDSRGYDAYAKITGNHPLSLYEGEEHEIERGERVTLYENARELEAYEPADALVLENQGITDYTTRLMNETFGRPDVFVITNVRQDHRDTLGRDRGAIARSFARAVPAGTHVVNGERDPDLRAYLERELECVGATVSHVDVPEAHRSIPGAEVVYGIDEVLRAIDEAPLADPLRESLLDEYRVEWTELPRGRVFNAASVNDVESTEMIRRALTPDGTVVTPLLYLRPDRRARTASFHTYLDALADADAIDRAVVVGEDAELFAKRASFPVDVQPDDPDMAGTVLERALADGGPLLLMGNTVAQFMRALDEEIEERAAAFEEIDDRPEPPRQEQEIDDPAAVSGRVEPPRQERTAPTIHESSGSLAAPISVSEEDDEVSVEELIVVGESFRGRSDQSEGRDQPLERSDGDRRTGDEAGEEADPVVAGAGASGGEETRAMNRNGPSSRREGRDVGGLEGGHGESGRGTGD, encoded by the coding sequence ATGACACGCAACGCCATCGATCGAGCGACGAAGGTCGTATCGACCGTCCGAGAGCGATTGCAGGGATATTCGCTCGAGCAGTTCCAGCCAGGGCTGGCCCACCGACGGCGCCTTCAGGAGATCGACGTCAAGATCGTCGTCTCGGGCACGCGCGGGAAGTCGGGGATGACACGGCGGATCTACGAGGTACTCGACAGTCGCGGGTACGACGCGTACGCGAAGATCACCGGCAACCATCCGCTCTCGCTCTACGAGGGCGAGGAACACGAAATCGAACGCGGCGAGCGCGTCACCCTCTACGAGAACGCGCGCGAGCTCGAAGCGTACGAACCCGCCGACGCGCTCGTCCTCGAAAACCAGGGGATCACCGACTACACCACCCGTCTGATGAACGAGACGTTCGGTCGGCCGGACGTCTTCGTGATCACCAACGTTCGGCAGGACCACCGCGACACGCTCGGGCGCGATCGGGGTGCCATCGCCCGGTCGTTCGCCCGGGCGGTGCCGGCCGGCACGCACGTCGTCAACGGCGAACGCGACCCCGACCTGCGGGCGTACCTCGAACGCGAACTCGAGTGCGTCGGTGCGACCGTCAGCCACGTCGACGTACCCGAGGCCCATCGATCGATCCCCGGAGCCGAGGTCGTCTACGGGATCGACGAGGTGCTGCGTGCCATCGACGAAGCGCCGCTCGCTGACCCCCTGCGGGAGTCCTTGCTCGACGAGTACCGCGTCGAGTGGACCGAACTCCCGCGCGGGCGGGTGTTCAACGCGGCGTCGGTCAACGACGTCGAGAGCACGGAGATGATCCGGCGGGCGCTCACCCCCGACGGCACCGTCGTCACGCCGCTTCTGTATCTCCGGCCGGACAGGCGGGCGCGAACGGCATCGTTCCACACCTATCTGGACGCGCTCGCAGACGCCGACGCGATCGACCGGGCCGTCGTCGTCGGCGAGGACGCCGAGTTGTTCGCCAAGCGAGCGTCGTTCCCGGTCGACGTCCAGCCGGACGATCCCGATATGGCCGGGACGGTGCTCGAGAGGGCGCTCGCGGACGGCGGGCCGCTCCTCCTGATGGGTAACACCGTCGCCCAGTTCATGCGCGCGCTCGACGAGGAGATCGAGGAACGGGCCGCGGCGTTCGAGGAGATCGACGACCGGCCCGAACCCCCGCGCCAGGAGCAGGAGATCGACGATCCGGCCGCGGTGTCCGGTCGAGTCGAACCACCGCGTCAGGAGCGGACGGCGCCGACGATTCACGAATCGAGCGGCTCGCTGGCCGCACCCATCTCCGTAAGCGAGGAAGACGATGAGGTGTCGGTCGAAGAACTCATCGTCGTCGGCGAGTCGTTCCGGGGCCGGAGCGATCAGTCCGAGGGACGGGACCAGCCGCTGGAACGGAGCGACGGCGATCGGCGGACCGGAGACGAGGCTGGCGAAGAGGCGGACCCGGTGGTGGCAGGGGCCGGGGCGAGCGGGGGCGAGGAGACTCGAGCGATGAATCGAAACGGGCCATCGTCACGGCGCGAGGGCCGTGACGTCGGCGGGTTGGAGGGTGGGCACGGGGAGAGTGGTAGAGGGACGGGAGACTAG
- a CDS encoding poly-gamma-glutamate biosynthesis protein PgsC/CapC: MVDTLARRPNERTGSCTMIVALILAIIGLTMGIAVVQWYGLRLSGVLAVPLFAVYTLYDLLAIPVFVVAGVAAYIGVGILRRRTFCFGRQLLLAAMAIGAAVPLLLYGVLSAIGLVSVELSSLTVMGSIMPGVAAYNFHQLDDRTDRIDDLIASVAAFVGLVALGAALINISFAPHLGRIVPPFLFTPEADVAALRRATIADIEAGLETPPTVLFAAFAVGIAATEGAYHRYGVRLAGIIAMPLLALFSLQSAMVVPLYVAGTAIVYATITTIHRRTLLYGRVLLGLSIVVGLLSILPVAIVAPLAPGIHLFFTGVLTGIGAYNLHRVPSAHRPASVALSTALFVSVLGWLRFFVQPSPDGALSEPSIASVGLCLAGLAAGALALIRLERLTPPTIRRAIDTTGTRSQTP, from the coding sequence ATGGTCGACACGCTCGCCAGACGCCCGAACGAGCGGACCGGATCGTGTACGATGATCGTCGCACTCATCCTCGCCATCATCGGCCTCACGATGGGGATCGCGGTCGTCCAGTGGTACGGGCTGCGTCTCTCGGGCGTCCTCGCGGTCCCCCTGTTTGCCGTCTACACGCTCTACGACTTGCTGGCGATCCCGGTGTTCGTCGTGGCGGGCGTAGCCGCGTACATCGGCGTCGGAATACTCAGACGTCGCACGTTCTGTTTCGGCCGCCAACTGCTACTCGCGGCCATGGCGATCGGGGCCGCGGTTCCGCTCCTCCTCTACGGGGTGCTCTCCGCCATCGGCCTCGTCTCGGTCGAGCTGTCGTCGCTCACGGTGATGGGCAGCATCATGCCGGGCGTCGCCGCGTACAACTTTCACCAGCTCGACGACCGGACCGATCGGATCGACGATTTGATCGCGAGCGTGGCCGCCTTCGTCGGGCTCGTCGCGCTCGGCGCCGCCCTCATCAACATCTCCTTCGCACCGCACCTCGGCCGGATCGTCCCGCCCTTCCTGTTCACACCCGAGGCAGACGTCGCAGCCCTCCGCCGGGCGACGATCGCCGACATCGAGGCCGGGCTCGAGACGCCGCCGACCGTCCTCTTTGCCGCATTCGCCGTCGGAATCGCGGCGACGGAAGGGGCCTACCACCGTTACGGCGTCAGGTTGGCCGGCATCATCGCGATGCCCCTGCTCGCGCTCTTTTCGCTGCAATCGGCGATGGTCGTCCCGCTCTACGTCGCGGGGACGGCGATCGTCTACGCGACGATAACGACGATCCACCGGCGAACGCTGCTGTACGGGCGGGTTCTGCTGGGGCTCTCGATCGTCGTCGGGCTGCTTTCGATTCTGCCGGTGGCGATCGTCGCCCCGCTCGCTCCGGGTATCCACCTGTTCTTCACCGGGGTGCTGACCGGCATCGGGGCCTACAATCTCCACCGGGTTCCGTCCGCCCACCGGCCGGCCTCGGTCGCGCTCTCGACGGCGCTCTTCGTCTCGGTGCTGGGGTGGCTCCGGTTCTTCGTCCAGCCGTCGCCGGACGGTGCTCTCTCCGAGCCGTCGATCGCCTCCGTCGGCCTCTGCCTCGCCGGGCTCGCGGCCGGCGCGCTTGCCCTCATTCGGCTCGAACGGCTCACGCCACCGACCATCCGGCGAGCAATCGACACGACGGGTACACGGAGCCAAACACCATGA
- a CDS encoding DUF7282 domain-containing protein — protein sequence MKRSIALLAVVGIVVGAGFVVGQAPALFGAEVTEDPYASISFPDQDGNGSVVTVESVTLSEGGYVVITDERDTVVGVSDRLSAGEHANVTVSQADDVDRELVGRLTATVYRDRTDEAGFDRDPDEGQGDRPYIVDGYPVSETATVTDPDRDATAADSFAIRSLSAPERATTNGTINVSANVTNPTGEQLRQSVELRLGGDLFGRQVFALDPEETREVTFEVDPRNVAPGNYTLGVYTATGGELSAIEIVYDGPPRLSILSANESAMTVDVGVPDGGFVAVVPSNESVDAANVSANESGWADVTDESVLATSEELEPGLHEGVEIEYDLDGLANGSTNGSTDGRANETADDARSLTAIVYAGTPDDLDAATPYDRSGHLVAETVALREADE from the coding sequence GTGAAGCGGTCGATCGCGCTCCTGGCCGTCGTCGGCATCGTCGTCGGTGCCGGGTTCGTCGTGGGGCAGGCCCCGGCCCTGTTCGGGGCCGAGGTCACCGAGGACCCGTACGCCTCGATCTCGTTCCCGGACCAGGACGGAAACGGTAGCGTCGTCACCGTCGAGTCCGTTACGCTTTCGGAAGGTGGCTACGTCGTCATCACGGACGAACGCGACACGGTCGTCGGCGTCTCCGACAGGCTGAGCGCCGGCGAGCACGCTAACGTGACCGTTTCGCAGGCCGACGACGTCGACCGGGAACTCGTCGGTCGCCTCACGGCCACGGTGTATCGGGATCGGACGGACGAGGCCGGGTTCGACAGGGATCCGGACGAGGGACAGGGCGATCGCCCCTACATCGTCGACGGCTACCCGGTCTCGGAGACGGCGACGGTGACCGATCCCGACCGCGACGCGACGGCCGCCGACTCGTTCGCTATCCGGTCGCTATCGGCCCCCGAACGGGCGACCACCAACGGGACGATCAACGTCTCGGCCAACGTCACGAACCCGACGGGCGAGCAACTTCGCCAGTCCGTCGAACTGCGCCTCGGCGGCGACCTCTTCGGCCGCCAGGTGTTCGCGCTCGACCCGGAGGAAACCCGCGAAGTGACGTTCGAGGTCGACCCCCGAAACGTCGCGCCGGGCAACTACACGCTGGGGGTCTACACCGCCACCGGCGGCGAGCTCTCCGCCATCGAAATCGTCTACGACGGGCCCCCGCGGCTTTCGATCCTGTCGGCCAACGAGTCGGCGATGACGGTCGACGTCGGGGTGCCCGACGGCGGGTTCGTCGCCGTCGTCCCGTCGAACGAATCCGTCGACGCGGCGAACGTCTCGGCGAACGAAAGCGGGTGGGCCGACGTGACGGACGAATCGGTCCTCGCGACGAGCGAGGAACTCGAACCGGGACTGCACGAGGGCGTCGAAATCGAGTACGACCTCGACGGGCTGGCGAACGGATCGACGAACGGTTCGACGGACGGGCGGGCGAACGAGACCGCGGATGACGCGCGGTCCCTGACGGCGATCGTCTACGCGGGGACCCCCGACGATCTCGACGCCGCCACGCCGTACGATCGATCGGGCCATCTCGTCGCCGAAACCGTCGCCCTCCGCGAGGCCGACGAGTAG